A single Cellulomonas sp. SLBN-39 DNA region contains:
- a CDS encoding GNAT family N-acetyltransferase, with protein sequence MEHDLVLEGSGVRLVPLAVEHAGALAAFVDERVWRGMTSPTPVGEQALADVVHVALRTPARYAFAVVDRASGRVVGSTSFYDVDRAMGRLEIGHTYYDPAVWGTHVNPACKLLLMTHAFETWGVARVAFRVEGRNARSVAAVTKLGAVPEGRLRGHRVAADGTRQDSLYFSVLAEEWPAARARLEARLAGAPDVDDRTSVLLLGGRSGVGKSTVAAAVHDLLVERDVAHAVVEGDALDLAHPTPWEHGVAAANLADVWRRYRALGHRRLVLANTVSVLEADVLAAAVGDRPQVTSVLLTANDSTVRERLARREVGASYDAHVARSDAAARRLEAEAGARVHRVPTDARPPADVAADVIALAGW encoded by the coding sequence GTGGAACACGATCTGGTGCTGGAGGGGTCCGGGGTGCGGCTCGTGCCGCTGGCGGTCGAGCACGCGGGCGCGCTCGCGGCGTTCGTCGACGAGCGGGTCTGGCGGGGGATGACGTCACCGACACCGGTGGGCGAGCAGGCCCTGGCCGACGTCGTGCACGTGGCGCTCCGGACGCCCGCCCGCTACGCGTTCGCGGTGGTCGACCGGGCGAGCGGACGCGTGGTCGGCTCGACGTCGTTCTACGACGTGGACCGTGCGATGGGCCGCCTCGAGATCGGCCACACGTACTACGACCCGGCCGTCTGGGGCACCCACGTGAACCCGGCGTGCAAGCTTCTCCTGATGACCCACGCGTTCGAGACGTGGGGCGTGGCGCGGGTCGCGTTCCGCGTCGAGGGCCGCAACGCCCGATCGGTCGCGGCCGTCACCAAGCTCGGCGCGGTGCCGGAGGGGCGGCTGCGCGGTCACCGCGTCGCCGCCGACGGCACCCGTCAGGACTCCCTGTACTTCTCGGTCCTCGCCGAGGAGTGGCCCGCGGCCCGCGCGCGCCTGGAGGCGCGCCTCGCCGGAGCTCCGGACGTCGACGACCGCACGTCGGTGCTGCTCCTCGGCGGCCGCTCGGGCGTCGGGAAGTCGACCGTCGCGGCGGCCGTGCACGACCTCCTCGTCGAGCGGGACGTCGCGCACGCCGTCGTCGAGGGGGACGCGCTCGACCTCGCGCACCCGACGCCCTGGGAGCACGGCGTCGCGGCCGCCAACCTGGCCGACGTGTGGCGTCGGTACCGGGCGCTGGGGCACCGGCGGCTCGTCCTGGCGAACACGGTGAGCGTGCTGGAGGCGGACGTCCTGGCCGCGGCGGTCGGCGACCGTCCGCAGGTGACGTCCGTGCTGCTGACCGCGAACGACAGCACCGTCCGCGAGCGGCTGGCGCGCCGGGAGGTCGGTGCGTCCTACGACGCGCACGTCGCGCGTTCCGACGCTGCGGCCCGCCGCCTGGAGGCCGAGGCGGGCGCCCGGGTCCACCGTGTCCCGACGGATGCCCGCCCGCCGGCCGACGTCGCGGCGGACGTGATCGCGCTCGCCGGCTGGTGA
- a CDS encoding pentapeptide repeat-containing protein, producing the protein MTSPGTAADLEPEGDLDDLAFDSVDLAGLTAAGARIMDCTFTGCDLDGLDVDGARLVDCTFTGVRAGTWRAPGTSWQDVTIGDSRIGALVATASRWTRGHVHGGKVDYLDLRGATIDRLRLEGVTIGDLDLAQARVRHLEVVDCDVRRVDLNGAQLASADLRGARWRAVDGVAGLAGATVSPAQVLELAPLLAAHLGLLVDP; encoded by the coding sequence ATGACGTCACCCGGGACCGCGGCCGACCTCGAGCCCGAGGGCGACCTCGACGACCTGGCGTTCGACAGCGTGGACCTGGCCGGCCTCACCGCCGCGGGCGCCCGGATCATGGACTGCACGTTCACCGGCTGCGACCTCGACGGCCTCGACGTCGACGGCGCACGGCTCGTCGACTGCACCTTCACCGGGGTGCGGGCCGGGACGTGGCGGGCGCCCGGCACGTCGTGGCAGGACGTGACGATCGGCGACTCGCGGATCGGCGCCCTCGTGGCGACGGCGTCGCGGTGGACCCGCGGGCACGTGCACGGCGGCAAGGTCGACTACCTGGACCTGCGCGGCGCGACGATCGACCGGCTGCGGCTGGAGGGCGTCACGATCGGCGACCTCGACCTGGCGCAGGCCCGCGTGCGGCACCTGGAGGTCGTGGACTGCGACGTCCGCCGCGTCGACCTCAACGGCGCACAGCTGGCCAGCGCCGACCTGCGGGGCGCCCGCTGGCGGGCCGTCGACGGCGTCGCGGGCCTGGCGGGCGCGACGGTCAGCCCCGCGCAGGTCCTCGAGCTGGCCCCGCTCCTCGCCGCCCACCTGGGCCTGCTCGTCGACCCCTGA